In Gossypium hirsutum isolate 1008001.06 chromosome D06, Gossypium_hirsutum_v2.1, whole genome shotgun sequence, one genomic interval encodes:
- the LOC107902033 gene encoding tubulin alpha-3 chain-like: protein MPSDTSVGVAHDAFNTFFSETGSGKHVPRAVFVDLEPTVIDEVRTGPYRQLFHPEQLISGKEDAANNFARGHYTIGKEIVDLCLDRVRKLADNCTGLQGFMVFNAVGGGTGSGLGSLLLERLSVDYGKKSKLGFTIYPSPQVSTAVVEPYNSVLSTHSLLEHTDVAVLLDNEAIYDICRRSLDIERPTYTNLNRLISQIISSLTTSLRFDGAINVDITEFQTNLVPYPRIHFMLSSYAPVISAEKAYHEQLSVPEITNAVFEPSSMMAKCDPRHGKYMACCLMYRGDVVPKDVNAAVATIKTKRTVQFVDWCPTGFKCGINYQPPTVVPGGDLAKVQRAVCMISNNTAVAEVFARIDHKFDLMYSKRAFVHWYVGEGMEEGEFSEAREDLAALEKDYEEVGAEGGDAEEEGEEY from the exons ATGCccag TGACACCTCAGTCGGTGTAGCACACGATGCTTTCAACACTTTCTTCAGCGAAACGGGTTCAGGAAAGCATGTACCGAGAGCTGTCTTTGTTGATCTGGAACCCACTGTTATCGATGAAGTGCGGACTGGCCCTTATCGCCAACTTTTCCACCCTGAGCAGCTTATTTCTGGCAAGGAAGATGCTGCTAATAACTTTGCCAGAGGCCACTATACAA TTGGAAAGGAAATTGTTGATCTCTGCCTTGATCGAGTTAGGAAGTTAGCTGATAACTGCACTGGTCTGCAAGGCTTTATGGTGTTTAATGCTGTCGGCGGTGGAACTGGTTCTGGTTTGGGATCTTTGTTGTTGGAGCGCTTGTCGGTAGATTATGGAAAGAAGTCAAAGCTTGGGTTCACCATCTATCCTTCGCCTCAG GTCTCAACTGCAGTTGTGGAGCCTTACAATAGCGTTCTGTCCACTCATTCGCTTCTTGAACACACAGATGTGGCTGTGCTCTTGGACAATGAAGCAATTTATGACATATGTCGGAGATCCCTCGATATCGAGAGACCAACTTACACCAATTTGAACCGGTTGATTTCTCAAATCATATCGTCCTTGACAACTTCTTTAAGGTTTGATGGAGCCATTAATGTGGACATTACAGAGTTCCAAACCAATCTTGTGCCTTATCCTCGAATCCACTTCATGCTCTCTTCTTATGCGCCTGTTATCTCAGCTGAGAAAGCATACCATGAACAGTTATCAGTTCCTGAGATCACAAACGCTGTGTTTGAGCCCTCAAGCATGATGGCGAAGTGCGATCCTAGGCATGGGAAGTACATGGCATGCTGCCTGATGTATCGAGGAGATGTTGTGCCTAAGGATGTTAATGCTGCTGTTGCTACTATTAAAACAAAGAGGACTGTGCAGTTTGTTGACTG GTGCCCAACTGGTTTCAAATGCGGTATTAACTATCAGCCCCCAACTGTTGTACCTGGAGGAGATCTTGCTAAGGTGCAGCGAGCTGTTTGCATGATAAGCAATAATACAGCAGTGGCTGAGGTGTTTGCACGCATTGACCACAAGTTTGATCTCATGTACTCAAAGAGAGCTTTTGTGCATTGGTATGTTGGCGAAGGCATGGAAGAAGGTGAATTCTCAGAAGCCCGTGAGGATCTGGCTGCTCTTGAGAAGGATTATGAAGAAGTTGGTGCTGAAGGTGGAGATGCTGAAGAGGAAGGTGAAGaatattga
- the LOC107902033 gene encoding tubulin alpha-3 chain-like isoform X1 translates to MREIISVHIGQAGIQVGNSCWELYCLEHEIHPDGTMPSDTSVGVAHDAFNTFFSETGSGKHVPRAVFVDLEPTVIDEVRTGPYRQLFHPEQLISGKEDAANNFARGHYTIGKEIVDLCLDRVRKLADNCTGLQGFMVFNAVGGGTGSGLGSLLLERLSVDYGKKSKLGFTIYPSPQVSTAVVEPYNSVLSTHSLLEHTDVAVLLDNEAIYDICRRSLDIERPTYTNLNRLISQIISSLTTSLRFDGAINVDITEFQTNLVPYPRIHFMLSSYAPVISAEKAYHEQLSVPEITNAVFEPSSMMAKCDPRHGKYMACCLMYRGDVVPKDVNAAVATIKTKRTVQFVDWCPTGFKCGINYQPPTVVPGGDLAKVQRAVCMISNNTAVAEVFARIDHKFDLMYSKRAFVHWYVGEGMEEGEFSEAREDLAALEKDYEEVGAEGGDAEEEGEEY, encoded by the exons atgaGAGAGATTATTAGCGTCCACATTGGTCAAGCTGGGATTCAAGTCGGGAATTCTTGCTGGGAGCTCTACTGTCTTGAACATGAAATCCATCCTGATGGAACCATGCccag TGACACCTCAGTCGGTGTAGCACACGATGCTTTCAACACTTTCTTCAGCGAAACGGGTTCAGGAAAGCATGTACCGAGAGCTGTCTTTGTTGATCTGGAACCCACTGTTATCGATGAAGTGCGGACTGGCCCTTATCGCCAACTTTTCCACCCTGAGCAGCTTATTTCTGGCAAGGAAGATGCTGCTAATAACTTTGCCAGAGGCCACTATACAA TTGGAAAGGAAATTGTTGATCTCTGCCTTGATCGAGTTAGGAAGTTAGCTGATAACTGCACTGGTCTGCAAGGCTTTATGGTGTTTAATGCTGTCGGCGGTGGAACTGGTTCTGGTTTGGGATCTTTGTTGTTGGAGCGCTTGTCGGTAGATTATGGAAAGAAGTCAAAGCTTGGGTTCACCATCTATCCTTCGCCTCAG GTCTCAACTGCAGTTGTGGAGCCTTACAATAGCGTTCTGTCCACTCATTCGCTTCTTGAACACACAGATGTGGCTGTGCTCTTGGACAATGAAGCAATTTATGACATATGTCGGAGATCCCTCGATATCGAGAGACCAACTTACACCAATTTGAACCGGTTGATTTCTCAAATCATATCGTCCTTGACAACTTCTTTAAGGTTTGATGGAGCCATTAATGTGGACATTACAGAGTTCCAAACCAATCTTGTGCCTTATCCTCGAATCCACTTCATGCTCTCTTCTTATGCGCCTGTTATCTCAGCTGAGAAAGCATACCATGAACAGTTATCAGTTCCTGAGATCACAAACGCTGTGTTTGAGCCCTCAAGCATGATGGCGAAGTGCGATCCTAGGCATGGGAAGTACATGGCATGCTGCCTGATGTATCGAGGAGATGTTGTGCCTAAGGATGTTAATGCTGCTGTTGCTACTATTAAAACAAAGAGGACTGTGCAGTTTGTTGACTG GTGCCCAACTGGTTTCAAATGCGGTATTAACTATCAGCCCCCAACTGTTGTACCTGGAGGAGATCTTGCTAAGGTGCAGCGAGCTGTTTGCATGATAAGCAATAATACAGCAGTGGCTGAGGTGTTTGCACGCATTGACCACAAGTTTGATCTCATGTACTCAAAGAGAGCTTTTGTGCATTGGTATGTTGGCGAAGGCATGGAAGAAGGTGAATTCTCAGAAGCCCGTGAGGATCTGGCTGCTCTTGAGAAGGATTATGAAGAAGTTGGTGCTGAAGGTGGAGATGCTGAAGAGGAAGGTGAAGaatattga